The genomic window GCGGCGTGGCCGCCGATGAACGCGTCGGCGGCATTGGCCTGTTCCCAGTTCAGCGCCGACGTGGAGACCGAGCCGTCGTCGAAGAGGGACTTCCAGTACGTGAGCGCCTCGATGGCCGCCGGTGAGTCGAGGTCGGTGAGTTCCCCGCCTGCGCCCCACAGGAACGGCTCGAACTGCCAGGTGCCTTCCTCGGTGCCGATCGCGGAGAGCGCGAGGCCGTGCCGGTACCCCTTGGTCAGTTTCCTTGCCGTGGAGCGCAGTTCCTCCCATGTGGTGGGCGGTTCGACGCCCTCGTCCGCGAGGGCGCGCTTGTCGTAGAAGAGCGCGAGGCCGTTGACACCGGGGGCGACACCGTAGAGCTCGCCCTGGTAGCTGCCCGCCTGCAGGACACTCTCGTAGAACCCCTCGGTGTCGACCTTCCCGTCGAGCCGGAGCAACGCGCCGGTCGATGCGAGCTTGGCGAGATCCGGGTTGTCGGTGAGGACCAGGTCGGAGAGGGTGTGCGCGGCGCCGTCGCGCAGCAGCTTCGGGACGAGCTGGGAGCGCGGCATCACCTCGCGCTCCACGGTGACGCCGAGATCGCGCCCGCAGGCGTGCAGGATGCTGGTCAGCGCGGTGTTGCCGGGCTCGGAGGTGTAGTAGTCCGCGACGGTCAGGGTGTTGGGCCCGGTCTCGGCCGTGATCAGTCCGCAGCCGACGGTGCTGACGGCGAGTGCGAACGCGGCGCAGGAGGCCAGCGCACCGCGGGCGAGGGGTCGGTTCATCGGTCTTCCTTCGGCTCGTCGCCGCGGACGGGTGCCGGGCGGGTGCTGGCCCTGACCGCGAGTCGGGGTTCCAGGAGCACGGGGGTGCCGGTGGTGGAGCGGTCGAGGTTGTCCATCAGCAGGTCGACGGCGCGCGCGGCCATCTCGGCGGCGGGCACGGCGATCGAGGTCAGCTGCGGTTCGCCCGCGGTGGCGACGGCGTCCGAGCCGATCACGACCATCGAGAGGTCCTCGGGCACCGCACGGCCGTGGCTGCGCAGCAGCGCGGGGAGATGGGCGGTGGCCGACTCGTTCTGCACCACGAGCGCGGTGGCGTCCGGGCGTTCGGCAAGGACTCTGGCGACCGTGCCCGCGGTGCCGGCCCAGTCCGCCTCGCAGGGACGGTGGGTGAGCCTGGCTCCCCGGGCGGCGGCCTGGGCGAAAGCGCCCGCGGCGGTGCGCTCCGCGTAGCCCGCGCGGTGCCGGTAGACAGCGGCGGGTTCGCCGACGAAGACGATGTCGCGATGGCCGAGGCCGGTCAGATGGTCCACACACATCCGTCCTGCGGCCTCGAAGTCCAGGTCCACGCAGGGCAGACCCGCGGGGTTGGCGGGCAGCCCGATGAGCACCGCGGGCACGGAAAGGCGGCGGACCACGTCGAGACGGGGATCGGCCACACCGATGTCCATCATGACCAGCCCGTCGAGCCGGGCGGCCTGCACGGCGTCGAGCAGGTCGTCGCTGCCCTGGTGATCGGTGAGCAGCAGGACGTTGCACCGGTGGCCGCGGGCGGCGACGCTCGCCGCGAGCATGAACTCGGCGAGGAGCGGCCGGTGTTCGCCGCCATGGACGCTGACGGCCAGTCCGACGGTTCGGCGGGGCGGGTGTGCTCCCGGAGTCGGCCGGTAGTCGAGGGCCGCGATGGCGTCGAGCACACGGCTCCGGGTCGCGTCGGATATCGGCCGTTTCCCGCTGAGGACGTAGCTGACGGTGCTGACCGCGACGCCCGCGTGTTGCGCCACGTCCACGATCGTCGCCACGGCTTCTCCTCACGCTGCACCGGCAGGCGAGCGCATCGTCGAAACCGTTTCGACGACACGGATGTGCGGCTCGCCCCTGAGCTGCCCGCGTGAGGTTAAGCAGGGGTGAACGATCGCGTCCATAGCCCTCGGACCGTTTCGACGATTTCGACGCGCGCCATCTGCCCCCGGTGGCCGCCCGGCAGCACCGGGGTACGCCGCTTCTCGTGCTCAGGAATTCCCGAGGGCTTACGAGTACCGTGAAATCAAGGGAGGCCCTACGTCGGCTCGGGAGGCCCTCATGGCAGACAAGCCCGACCGCCTGCACGAACTGGCCTCGCGTGTGCGTACCCCCGACGTCGTCGATGCCATGGGACGGATGCACCGCCACCGGTGCCACATCAACGACCTGGTGAGCCCGACTCCGGGCCGTGTCCTCCTGGGCCCCGCGGTGACGGTGTCCTATCTCCCTTCCTGCGAGAAGGCGCTCCCGCCCGACCGGTTCAACTTCGACCGCCTGTTCAATGACGCCATCGCAGATGGTGCACAGGGGCGGGTGCTGGTCCTGGCCGGCAACGGGCACACGGACGTGTCGCTCGGAGGCGGAGCCAAGCTCTCGCGACTGGCCGTGCACGGTCTTGCGGGCATCCTGGCCGACGGACGTCTGCGGGACTTCGCCCAGATCGCGAGTTACGGCTTCGCCGCCTACTGCTGGGGGGAGACGGTCAAATGGGGCGGCGACGTGGTGACGCCGTTCGAGGCCGACCGGCCGGTCGTGGTGGCCGGTGTGGCCGTCCGCCCGGGTGACTACGTGTTCGCGGACGCGTGCGGCGCTGCCGTGATCCCCGCCGCAGAGGTGCTCAGCGTGTTCGAAGAGGCCAACCGCGTCGTGCAGGACGAGGCGGCCTTCGTCGAAGGAATCCGTCAGGAAGGCCCCGCCGGCAGCGGATCCGGGCAGTAGCGGGCCGCTCCTCCCCCGTCGTCGCGTCCTCCCCCGTCGTCGCGGTTCTCTGCGCGTTCGGCGCCGCGACCGTCCTCGCCGCTCGCTGATGGTCGGGGCGTGCACCTCGGTCGGACGTTCCCGGGCCTGACGGGAGGGGCGGGAGGGGCGGGAGGGGCGGGAGGGGACGAGCACTCACCGATGCCGGGAGGACGGCTCCCCGCGGCGACAGGACCGCCGGGTGCGGAGGGTCACCTCCACACCCGGCGGCTGCGCACCCCGCACCCCGCGGTTCCACACCCCGCGGTTCCACACCCGGCGGCTCCGCACCCGGCGGTCCTGCGCCGGTGTGTCGGCCTCCTGAGGGGTTTCAGCGGCCAGGGGCCCGCTGTGTGACCTCCTGGAGCACCCAGCCGTTGCCGTCCGGGTCGCTGAAAGTGGCGTAGGAGCCGTAGGAGGCGCGGTCGGGATGCGGGCCGGCGACCCGCTCCTGGCCCTCGGCCCCGTGGGTGAGGTCTCCGGCCTCGTGGCCGTGGTAGAAGAGCCCTCCGCCGTCGTGGAATGCCTCGCTCACCTCGATGCCACGGCCGACGAGCTCCGCGCGGGCCTGCTCGATGTCGGTGACGATGAGGTACAGGCCCTGGACCGAGCCCGGCGCGGCGGAGGTGAGCCCCTGGCCGAAGATGATCGAGCACTCGGAGCCGGGCGGCGTGAAGTGCACCGCGCGCCAGTCCTCACTGACGGCCTTGTCGAGATCCAGGCGGAATCCCGCCTGCTCGTAGAAGGTCTTGGCCCGATCGATGTCGGAGACGGGCAGCACGATGAGTTCGAGCTTCAGATCCATGTGGGGGGTCCTTCTCTCTGAGTATCGGTGAATCCCGCACCCTGTGCGTCACCGGTTCACGACGTGGTCCCGGACGGCGGAGCCGGCTCCGGACGCTCGGTCGCGCATGCCCGCGCGCTGTGCGCAGACAGATACCGCCGAGTCGCGGCGCGGTACGCGGACGGCACTGTCCGCACGGCGCGGGAGCTACCCGACCACGAATAGGAGCATATACTCCTATTTGCCACGGAGCAAGAAACCTTTCCACAGCAGCTGGGACCGGGTGTGCCGGTGCGACGAGCACCACTGGCACACGGCATCACGACATCCACCGGCCCGTTCGCGCCGTCGAACCGGTGATCGCGGCGAGAGGCGAGAGAGGGGCCGACCGTTCCAGGATAGATCGCCGACCCCGGTGGCGCTCCGCGCCTCGTTCCTCACTCGGCCCAGGGCTCGAAGCCGGTATGGAGGACGGCCTCCAGGGAGGCGCGCAGCCCGGCCGCCTCCCCCACTCCGAACTTCTCCTCGAACTGGGCTTGCACGGCTTTCCACAGGGGCACCGCCGCCCTCATCCGGGACAGGCCGGCCGGCGTGACGGTGACGATCCGTGCGCGGCGATCGGCCGCCGACTGCTCGACGGTCACCAGACCCTCCCGCGCGAGCGGCTTGAGGTTCGAGGCCAGGGTCGTACGGTCCATGGCGATCATGTCGGCGAGGGTGGTGATCGTCGTTTCCCCGTGAGTGCTCAGCTTCTGCAGGATGCTGAACTGCGTCGCACGAAGACCGACCGGGCCGAGCGCCTTGTCGTATGTCGCACCGAGGTACCGGGCCGCCTTCCGCAGAGCCAGGTTGTTGCACGAGTCGGCGAGATCCGTCGGCGCAGTGGTCATGGTCTCCTCCAGAGTTCCCCCGCCCATAATAGGAGTGCATGCTCGTAATCGCCGACGGTGCCGAGCTCGCGGCCTTCCCGCAGGCGGGGTCCCGCCCGCCTGTCTAGGCTGAAAAGGGGCCCGGGGGCGATCGAAGGGCGGAGGTCGACCGATGGCTGCCGGCAACCTCGTTCTCATCGCCAACGCCGGTGACGTGGGCAGCGCGGTCCTCGACCAACTGCGCGCCCAGGACGTGCCGGTGCGCGTGCTGGTCCGCCGTGACGACGATCGTGCGGCAGGGCTGCGCGCACGCGGGGCGGAGGTCGTCCTCGGCGATCTGACCAGGCCCGAGAGCGTAGCGGCTGCGCTGGAGGGGGTCGCGAGGATGTACTTCGCGATGCCGGTGTCGCCGGACCATCTGCTGGCGACGACCGTGGTGGCCAGCGTGGCCCGCGAACACGGGGAGCTGGACGGCCTGGTCGGCATGTCCCAGATGACGGTGTCGCAGATGACCGCCACCAGCACCGCGGAGTCCTTCCAGCAGCGGCTGCACTGGCTGGCGGAGCAGGTGCTGAACTGGTCGGGCCTGCCGGTGGTGCACATCCGACCGACCTCGTTCCTCGACAACCCGCTGTTCACCACGCTGGCGGCACGGTCGATCCGGGAGAACGGCACGATCGCGCTGCCCTTCGGCACCGGACGCACCTCGCCGGTCGCCGTGGCCGACGTCGCCCGAGTGGTCTCCACCGTGCTCCGCGACCCGGCCCCGCACATCGGACACGTCTACGAGCTGACCGGACCACGCACGGTCGACATGACCGAGATGGCCGAGGAGTTCTCCCGGGCCCTCGGGCGGCCGGTGGCCTACGTGGACGTGCCCCTGGACCAGTGGCGGTCCGGCGTACTCGCCAAGGCCGGTCTGCCGCCGCACACCGAACAGCACATCGCCACCATGGCCCGGCTGCACCGCGAGAACCGCTACGACCGCGCGACCGACGCCGTCGAACGCGTCACGGGCCTGCCGGCCGAGAGGATCGAGGCGTTCGTGGCCGCTCGCAAGGACTTCTATCTCGGCTGAGCCGCGGGACCACGCGCCCCCTGCGTCACGCTCGTCCCACACTCGCCCCCGCTCCCGCATTACGCTCTGCGGCGACGACCGGCCGCGTCCCCGGAGGCTCCATGCCATCCCCCGATTCCCCGCGCTACGACGACCTCCGCGCGATGTTCGTCAACTGCACGCTGAAGCGGTCGCCCGAGGTCAGCAACACCCAGGGCCTGATCGACAGGAGCCGCGCCGTCATGGAGGCGGCCGGCGTCGCCACCGAGCTCGTCCGGGCCGTCGACCACGACATCGCGACCGGCGTGTGGCCGGACATGACCGAACACGGCTGGGAGAGCGACGCATGGCCCGCGCTGTACGAACGGGTCATGGCGGCCGACATCCTGGTCCTGGCCGGGCCGATCTGGCTCGGGGACAACAGCTCGGTGATGAAGCAGGTGATCGAGCGGCTCTACGCGTGCTCCTCGCTGCTCAACGACCGTGGCCAGTACGCGTATTACGGGCGCGTAGGCGGTTGCCTCATCACCGGCAACGAGGACGGCGTGAAGCACTGCGCGATGAACGTCCTCTACAGCCTCCAGCACCTCGGCTACAGCATCGCCCCGCAGGCCGACGCGGGCTGGATCGGGGAGGCGGGGCCCGGACCCTCGTACCTCGACCCCGGATCCGGCGGGCCGCAGAACGACTTCACCAACCGCAACACGACCTTCATGAGCTGGAACCTGATGCACCTCGCCGCCCTGCTCAAGCGCTCGGGTGGCATCCCGGCCCACGGCAACCAGCGCTCGGAGTGGGACGCGGGCTGCCGCTTCGACTTCCCGAACCCCGAGCACCGCTGAGCGGACGGACGCCTCGCGGGCGTCCCCCGGTTCACCACCGAACGGTGCGGTGGGATCGGCCCGGGCAGAGCGGTGACGCCGCCTGGGATACGGTGCCGCGGGACACCGGAGCAGGGAGAGCGGTCCGATGAAGGTCATACGCCGCCTGGCGTTGTACGTGGCGCTGCCGCTGACGGTCGCCGCCGTGGCGGGCCACGGCTGGTACCAGTTCAGCGACACGGGCAAGCGGTGGC from Streptomyces sp. FIT100 includes these protein-coding regions:
- a CDS encoding LacI family DNA-binding transcriptional regulator translates to MATIVDVAQHAGVAVSTVSYVLSGKRPISDATRSRVLDAIAALDYRPTPGAHPPRRTVGLAVSVHGGEHRPLLAEFMLAASVAARGHRCNVLLLTDHQGSDDLLDAVQAARLDGLVMMDIGVADPRLDVVRRLSVPAVLIGLPANPAGLPCVDLDFEAAGRMCVDHLTGLGHRDIVFVGEPAAVYRHRAGYAERTAAGAFAQAAARGARLTHRPCEADWAGTAGTVARVLAERPDATALVVQNESATAHLPALLRSHGRAVPEDLSMVVIGSDAVATAGEPQLTSIAVPAAEMAARAVDLLMDNLDRSTTGTPVLLEPRLAVRASTRPAPVRGDEPKEDR
- a CDS encoding NAD(P)H-binding protein; translated protein: MAAGNLVLIANAGDVGSAVLDQLRAQDVPVRVLVRRDDDRAAGLRARGAEVVLGDLTRPESVAAALEGVARMYFAMPVSPDHLLATTVVASVAREHGELDGLVGMSQMTVSQMTATSTAESFQQRLHWLAEQVLNWSGLPVVHIRPTSFLDNPLFTTLAARSIRENGTIALPFGTGRTSPVAVADVARVVSTVLRDPAPHIGHVYELTGPRTVDMTEMAEEFSRALGRPVAYVDVPLDQWRSGVLAKAGLPPHTEQHIATMARLHRENRYDRATDAVERVTGLPAERIEAFVAARKDFYLG
- a CDS encoding sugar ABC transporter substrate-binding protein, which produces MNRPLARGALASCAAFALAVSTVGCGLITAETGPNTLTVADYYTSEPGNTALTSILHACGRDLGVTVEREVMPRSQLVPKLLRDGAAHTLSDLVLTDNPDLAKLASTGALLRLDGKVDTEGFYESVLQAGSYQGELYGVAPGVNGLALFYDKRALADEGVEPPTTWEELRSTARKLTKGYRHGLALSAIGTEEGTWQFEPFLWGAGGELTDLDSPAAIEALTYWKSLFDDGSVSTSALNWEQANAADAFIGGHAAMMINGSWQLASLDSETHLDYGVVPLPVKEEGGMPASPMGGETWAVPEGGKQDQAVRLLDCVLSDKNMLQWSRLRADVASKPAVARKLVKEQPDLAPFVASAPGARARTAVLGTRYPAVSKAISTALQQVATGKLTPAEAMAAAQRQADAADH
- a CDS encoding VOC family protein, whose amino-acid sequence is MDLKLELIVLPVSDIDRAKTFYEQAGFRLDLDKAVSEDWRAVHFTPPGSECSIIFGQGLTSAAPGSVQGLYLIVTDIEQARAELVGRGIEVSEAFHDGGGLFYHGHEAGDLTHGAEGQERVAGPHPDRASYGSYATFSDPDGNGWVLQEVTQRAPGR
- a CDS encoding RraA family protein, translated to MADKPDRLHELASRVRTPDVVDAMGRMHRHRCHINDLVSPTPGRVLLGPAVTVSYLPSCEKALPPDRFNFDRLFNDAIADGAQGRVLVLAGNGHTDVSLGGGAKLSRLAVHGLAGILADGRLRDFAQIASYGFAAYCWGETVKWGGDVVTPFEADRPVVVAGVAVRPGDYVFADACGAAVIPAAEVLSVFEEANRVVQDEAAFVEGIRQEGPAGSGSGQ
- a CDS encoding flavodoxin family protein, with the protein product MPSPDSPRYDDLRAMFVNCTLKRSPEVSNTQGLIDRSRAVMEAAGVATELVRAVDHDIATGVWPDMTEHGWESDAWPALYERVMAADILVLAGPIWLGDNSSVMKQVIERLYACSSLLNDRGQYAYYGRVGGCLITGNEDGVKHCAMNVLYSLQHLGYSIAPQADAGWIGEAGPGPSYLDPGSGGPQNDFTNRNTTFMSWNLMHLAALLKRSGGIPAHGNQRSEWDAGCRFDFPNPEHR
- a CDS encoding MarR family winged helix-turn-helix transcriptional regulator encodes the protein MTTAPTDLADSCNNLALRKAARYLGATYDKALGPVGLRATQFSILQKLSTHGETTITTLADMIAMDRTTLASNLKPLAREGLVTVEQSAADRRARIVTVTPAGLSRMRAAVPLWKAVQAQFEEKFGVGEAAGLRASLEAVLHTGFEPWAE